A genomic stretch from Hemibagrus wyckioides isolate EC202008001 linkage group LG18, SWU_Hwy_1.0, whole genome shotgun sequence includes:
- the camlg gene encoding calcium signal-modulating cyclophilin ligand: METDSTTLEERGVSAAQRRAEIRRRKLLMNSEQRMNRIVGFNKNDGENTEAQRVTEPRFHLDLDRNECFTPSVSTKRVSPFVSEARSEGSVLDERREEEGEETERGVRLRPRGETSSEERSRSPRRGLNTYLSRFDDAIKLRGQLTNEKVSQESGAEVDEFDSFRLFRLFGSVVLAVCVRLFVCNYLSIFAPFLTLELAYMGLYKYFPKVDRKMKTTVLSAALLLSGIPAEVISRSAETYRTMGDVFSDLCVYFFTFITFHEIITAFSSQST; the protein is encoded by the exons aTGGAGACTGACAGCACGACCCTggaggagagaggagtgagTGCGGCGCAGAGACGAGCAGAAATCCGCCGCAGGAAACTCTTAATGAACTCTGAGCAGAGGATGAACAGAATAGTGGGCTTTAATAAAAATGACGGAGAAAACACCG aaGCCCAGCGTGTGACGGAGCCACGGTTCCACCTGGACTTGGATAGGAATGAGTGTTTCACCCCCTCTGTGTCCACTAAAAGGGTGTCTCCCTTTGTATCGGAGGCCCGGAGTGAGGGATCAGTGTTAGAcgagaggagggaggaggagggggaggaaaCAGAGCGAGGGGTTCGGCTCAGGCCACGAGGGGAGACGTCGAGTGAAGAACGCTCTCGCTCCCCTCGCAGGGGCCTCAACACCTACTTGTCTCGCTTTGATGATGCAATCAAGCTGAGGGGTCAACTGACCAACGAGAAGGTGTCTCAGGAGAGTGGCGCTGAAGTGGATGAGTTCGACTCGTTTCGGCTTTTCCGGCTTTTTGGCAGCGTGgtgttagctgtgtgtgtacgCTTATTTGTCTGTAACTACCTG TCCATATTTGCACCCTTTCTCACCCTGGAACTTGCCTACATGGGCTTATACAAATACTTTCCAAAG GTGGACAGGAAGATGAAGACGACGGTATTGTCTGCAGCGCTGCTCCTGTCTGGGATTCCAGCTGAAGTGATCAGTCGCTCAGCGGAAACCTACAGGACGATGGGAGATGTTTTCTCTgatctctgtgtttattttttcaccTTTATCACCTTTCACGAAATCATCACCGCTTTCTCCTCTCAGTCCACCTAA